A portion of the Luxibacter massiliensis genome contains these proteins:
- the glmS gene encoding glutamine--fructose-6-phosphate transaminase (isomerizing), with protein sequence MCGIVGYVGEKQAAPILLDGLSKLEYRGYDSAGIAVYDGSKIGMKKSRGRLKVLSELTHDGATLPGKIGIGHTRWATHGEPSDINAHPHFNKEESIVVVHNGIIENYLKLKKKLAQKGYEFISDTDTEVIAHLLDYYYQGNPLQTITKIMHRMEGSYALGILFKDHPDELYAVRKDSPLIVGHSESGCVIASDVPAVLKYTRDVYFIENEEIVRMTDSTMEFFTVDEEPIEKESVHIAWDVDAAEKGGYEHFMLKEMYEQPRAITDTFSPRIKGNEIVIEELNMTDDEIRSIRKIMIVACGSAYHAGMTNKYVFEGMARIPVEVDLASEYRYRSPILEEGTLVVIISQSGETADSLAALRESKARGAKVLGIVNVVGSSIAREADNVMYTWAGPEIAVATTKAYSCQLIALYLLAVKFAHVRGQITDTQQQEYIEDLKRIPDQVDMLLNNQHRIQKFANRYLAARDVFFIGRGIDYAISMEGSLKLKEISYIHSEAYAAGELKHGTISLIEEGTLVAAVLTQEDLYKKMISNMVEVRTRGAFVLAVTNEGNDEVERAADYVIYIPETNKYFTNSLAIIPLQLFGYYISVGRGCDIDKPRNLAKSVTVE encoded by the coding sequence ATGTGCGGAATAGTTGGATATGTAGGGGAAAAACAGGCGGCTCCGATTTTATTAGACGGTTTATCAAAGCTGGAATACCGGGGATATGATTCTGCCGGGATTGCTGTGTATGACGGCAGTAAGATCGGTATGAAGAAGTCCCGCGGAAGGCTGAAAGTGCTAAGTGAGCTGACCCATGACGGGGCCACATTGCCGGGAAAAATCGGAATAGGGCACACCAGATGGGCGACCCACGGAGAGCCGTCGGATATCAATGCACATCCCCATTTCAACAAAGAAGAAAGTATCGTAGTTGTCCATAATGGGATTATTGAAAATTATTTGAAATTGAAAAAAAAGCTGGCCCAAAAAGGATATGAGTTTATCTCAGATACAGATACGGAGGTAATCGCGCATCTTTTAGATTATTATTATCAGGGGAATCCACTCCAGACTATCACAAAGATTATGCACCGTATGGAAGGCTCCTATGCCTTGGGCATCCTGTTTAAGGATCATCCCGATGAGCTGTATGCGGTCCGCAAGGATAGCCCTCTTATTGTGGGCCACTCAGAAAGTGGATGTGTGATCGCATCAGATGTGCCGGCGGTGCTGAAGTATACAAGGGATGTATATTTTATTGAAAATGAAGAGATTGTCAGGATGACGGACAGTACCATGGAGTTTTTTACTGTGGATGAAGAACCTATAGAGAAAGAATCTGTGCATATTGCCTGGGATGTGGATGCGGCAGAAAAAGGCGGATATGAGCATTTTATGCTGAAAGAAATGTATGAGCAGCCGAGGGCGATTACAGATACATTTTCCCCGCGCATTAAAGGTAATGAAATTGTCATAGAGGAATTGAATATGACGGACGATGAAATCCGCAGTATCCGTAAAATTATGATTGTGGCCTGCGGCTCTGCATACCATGCAGGCATGACCAATAAATATGTATTTGAGGGTATGGCCAGAATACCGGTGGAGGTGGACCTGGCTTCTGAATACAGGTACCGCAGCCCGATTTTGGAGGAGGGCACGCTTGTCGTCATTATCAGCCAGTCAGGTGAAACGGCGGATTCCCTGGCGGCGCTCAGGGAGTCCAAGGCCAGGGGGGCAAAGGTCCTTGGAATTGTGAATGTGGTAGGCAGCTCCATTGCCCGGGAGGCGGACAACGTAATGTATACCTGGGCAGGGCCGGAGATTGCAGTGGCCACCACGAAGGCCTACTCCTGCCAGCTGATTGCTTTGTATCTCCTGGCGGTGAAATTTGCGCATGTACGGGGACAGATAACAGATACTCAGCAGCAGGAATATATAGAGGATTTAAAACGGATTCCGGATCAGGTAGATATGCTCCTCAATAACCAGCATAGGATTCAGAAATTTGCAAACAGATATTTAGCAGCCAGAGATGTATTTTTCATAGGCAGGGGAATCGACTATGCAATTTCAATGGAAGGCTCATTGAAACTAAAAGAGATTTCTTATATTCACTCTGAGGCATATGCGGCGGGAGAGTTAAAGCATGGGACCATTTCCTTGATTGAGGAAGGGACCCTGGTGGCGGCTGTTCTGACCCAGGAAGACCTGTACAAGAAAATGATCAGTAATATGGTGGAAGTCAGGACAAGGGGCGCCTTTGTGCTGGCTGTGACTAATGAAGGAAATGATGAAGTAGAGCGTGCGGCGGATTATGTAATCTATATTCCAGAGACAAATAAATATTTCACAAATTCTCTGGCCATTATCCCCCTTCAGCTTTTTGGGTATTATATTTCTGTGGGAAGAGGCTGCGACATTGACAAACCCAGGAACCTGGCAAAATCGGTCACAGTGGAGTAG
- a CDS encoding S1C family serine protease, translating to MDNQYNYYNPDGQQGNAQYNSQQNFNSDNKKPKAKVPKAVMITGCALLFGVVSSATFLTSNIVGSKILGLNTSQKSSSKSTAEVSNTSLTKTSSVVTSDVSGVVESVMPSVVSITNMSVQQVQDFFGGVTQQESQSAGTGIIIAQNDNELLIVTNNHVVDGSETLTVTFNDNTSVEAGIKGTDPSHDLAVIAVPLDSISEETMNAVAVASLGDSTKLKVGEPAIAIGNALGYGQSVTTGVISAVDREGVTTEALTGQASDSDVRLIQTDAAINPGNSGGALVNASGEVIGINSSKLVGSSVEGVGYAIPISDVSDIITDLMNQQTKSPVSESERGYLGITGFDVTSDYAERFNMPLGVYITEVTDKGGAQEAGIAKGGVITALNGTEVNSMDGLQAELKYYAKGEKVTLTVQVPENNGEYKEQTYEVVLGEKSN from the coding sequence ATGGATAATCAGTATAATTATTACAATCCCGATGGACAGCAGGGGAATGCTCAGTATAATAGCCAGCAGAATTTTAACTCAGACAACAAAAAACCAAAGGCAAAGGTGCCGAAAGCTGTTATGATTACCGGCTGCGCCCTCCTGTTTGGAGTAGTATCAAGCGCCACATTTTTAACATCCAATATTGTGGGGAGCAAAATTCTAGGCTTGAATACTTCCCAGAAATCTTCGTCCAAGAGTACGGCTGAAGTCAGCAATACCTCCCTGACAAAGACATCCAGCGTCGTTACATCCGATGTCTCTGGGGTGGTGGAGAGTGTAATGCCATCTGTTGTGTCGATCACGAATATGAGTGTGCAGCAGGTACAGGACTTCTTTGGAGGGGTTACTCAGCAGGAAAGCCAGAGTGCAGGCACGGGTATTATTATTGCCCAGAATGATAATGAGCTGCTGATTGTTACAAATAACCATGTGGTGGACGGCAGCGAGACCCTGACAGTTACATTCAATGATAATACAAGTGTGGAGGCAGGGATTAAGGGGACAGACCCCTCCCATGACCTGGCGGTGATCGCAGTACCTTTGGACAGCATCTCAGAGGAGACAATGAATGCAGTTGCGGTAGCATCACTTGGAGATTCTACAAAACTGAAAGTAGGCGAGCCGGCCATCGCGATAGGCAACGCTCTTGGCTACGGGCAGTCAGTCACAACTGGTGTTATCAGTGCGGTAGACCGTGAAGGCGTGACAACAGAGGCTCTGACAGGACAGGCAAGTGACAGCGACGTAAGGCTGATCCAGACAGATGCGGCCATTAATCCAGGGAACAGCGGCGGCGCACTTGTGAATGCCAGCGGCGAAGTCATTGGTATTAATTCCTCAAAGCTGGTCGGCAGTTCTGTGGAAGGGGTAGGATATGCAATACCTATCAGTGACGTATCTGACATTATTACAGACCTGATGAACCAACAGACCAAGAGTCCGGTATCAGAGTCGGAGCGTGGATATCTGGGGATCACAGGCTTTGATGTGACTTCCGATTATGCAGAGAGGTTCAATATGCCCCTGGGAGTATATATCACAGAAGTGACGGACAAAGGCGGCGCCCAAGAAGCAGGCATAGCTAAGGGCGGAGTCATTACAGCCTTAAATGGCACAGAGGTGAACAGCATGGATGGCCTGCAGGCAGAACTGAAATATTATGCCAAAGGCGAGAAAGTGACCCTGACAGTCCAGGTTCCTGAAAATAATGGGGAATATAAAGAGCAGACTTATGAAGTTGTTTTAGGAGAAAAGTCTAATTAG